The following coding sequences lie in one Ignavibacteriales bacterium genomic window:
- a CDS encoding DUF5706 domain-containing protein: MSNTPLTKKAAEFVTELFKNKLSEKIVYHNIDHTFEVADTCKKLASIYKLNNSEMEIVLLACWFHDTGYIEKREGHELISAGIAEKFLGAQNFPKEKIEKVKSCILATSIPQNPKDILEEIVCDSDLSHFGKKNFFNRSNLLRLEFEQVNETIYSDFEWIKKGLDIMFANPFHTKAAKDEFGEQRTENLLMLQKKLRKKSIVQDTESSAFEMQKEKFELKKEKQQKPERGIETMFRLTSSNHLRLSSMADEKAHIMINVNTILISLVITILVRKLDSNPHLIIPTFLLLSVSLLTIVFATLATKPKVTSGTFTTDDIKEKRVNLLFFGNFFKMKLDDFEWGMKSMMNDRDFLYGSMIKDFYYLGKVLGQKYKHLRICYNIFMYGMILAILAFAIAIIFAPYQTTINIID; the protein is encoded by the coding sequence ATGAGCAATACTCCACTTACTAAAAAAGCCGCAGAATTTGTGACTGAGCTATTTAAAAACAAGTTGTCAGAAAAAATTGTTTATCATAATATTGATCACACTTTTGAAGTTGCAGATACTTGTAAAAAACTGGCGTCAATTTACAAGCTGAATAATTCAGAAATGGAAATTGTACTGCTTGCATGCTGGTTCCACGATACTGGCTACATAGAAAAGCGGGAAGGACACGAACTAATAAGCGCCGGCATAGCCGAAAAATTTCTTGGGGCGCAAAACTTTCCGAAGGAAAAAATTGAAAAGGTGAAAAGTTGTATTCTTGCTACCTCCATACCGCAAAATCCAAAAGACATTTTAGAGGAGATTGTTTGCGATTCGGATCTAAGCCATTTTGGAAAGAAAAATTTCTTTAACCGGTCAAATCTTCTTAGGCTTGAATTTGAACAAGTAAATGAAACTATATATTCTGATTTTGAATGGATTAAAAAAGGTCTGGATATAATGTTTGCAAATCCATTCCATACAAAGGCAGCAAAAGATGAATTTGGGGAACAGCGTACTGAAAATCTTTTAATGCTTCAGAAAAAATTGCGGAAGAAAAGCATTGTGCAGGATACTGAATCATCGGCATTTGAAATGCAAAAAGAAAAATTTGAACTAAAAAAAGAAAAACAACAAAAACCAGAACGCGGCATTGAAACAATGTTCAGATTGACTTCTAGCAATCACCTCCGTCTTAGCAGTATGGCAGATGAAAAAGCTCATATTATGATAAACGTAAACACAATTTTAATTTCACTGGTAATTACCATCCTTGTACGCAAATTAGATTCTAATCCACATTTGATTATCCCAACATTCCTGCTTCTTTCGGTAAGCCTTTTAACCATTGTTTTTGCAACTTTAGCAACAAAACCTAAGGTTACTTCCGGAACATTTACCACAGACGATATAAAAGAAAAACGGGTTAACTTACTTTTTTTTGGAAACTTCTTTAAAATGAAACTTGATGATTTTGAGTGGGGAATGAAATCGATGATGAACGATAGGGATTTTCTTTATGGCAGCATGATTAAAGATTTTTATTATCTTGGTAAAGTGCTGGGACAAAAATACAAACACCTAAGAATCTGTTACAATATTTTTATGTACGGAATGATTTTAGCCATCCTCGCTTTTGCCATTGCAATTATTTTTGCCCCCTATCAAACCACAATTAATATTATTGACTAA
- a CDS encoding histidine phosphatase family protein — MKTLLLVRHAKSSWKESELDDKDRPLNKRGEHDAPIIGKLLMKRKIIPDLIITSPAVRALTTAEIIANELDYSKKKIIINDDVYLASTRELIDVISDIKHEIKTVMLFGHNPGITDFLNHLCIDKVDNMPTCSVACIEFEIDSWNNVKNSKGKLKFFEHPKKYLA; from the coding sequence ATGAAAACATTATTATTAGTTCGGCACGCAAAATCAAGCTGGAAAGAAAGTGAATTGGATGACAAGGATCGCCCACTGAATAAACGAGGTGAACACGATGCTCCGATTATTGGCAAACTCTTAATGAAAAGAAAAATTATTCCTGATCTAATAATTACAAGCCCCGCTGTTAGGGCGTTAACCACGGCAGAAATTATTGCAAACGAGTTAGATTATTCAAAGAAAAAAATCATTATAAATGACGATGTTTATCTGGCAAGCACACGAGAGTTGATTGATGTTATAAGTGATATTAAACATGAAATAAAAACAGTAATGCTATTTGGACATAATCCCGGCATTACAGATTTTCTAAATCATCTTTGTATAGATAAAGTTGATAATATGCCCACTTGCAGTGTTGCCTGTATTGAATTTGAAATTGACTCCTGGAACAATGTAAAAAATTCAAAAGGTAAATTGAAATTCTTTGAGCATCCAAAGAAATATTTGGCTTAA
- a CDS encoding polyphosphate polymerase domain-containing protein, which yields MLRREYKYLAPKEILDDLRSELEPYVQLDKYANIRPQKEYTVRSIYYDTLRLDYYHEKIEGLKNRKKIRIRGYNEMNSSNIIYLEIKRKLENYIDKHRSPLLYENLEELFYTGDIDRYIILKDSDAIDNAKRFFFHIHKNLLRPVTLVVYNREAFFSKFDSNIRITFDKNLRYHSFPTFASLYDESILKPAMPKHFVFEIKFYKGYSEHIQDIINRLGLLRLAVSKYQICIDADKQFGSAVNSRKFVFTNPVWNQQVYRKEAV from the coding sequence ATGCTGCGAAGAGAATATAAATATTTGGCTCCCAAAGAAATTCTTGATGATCTGCGTTCAGAATTAGAACCTTATGTACAGCTTGATAAATATGCAAACATCCGCCCGCAAAAGGAATATACTGTAAGAAGTATTTACTACGATACCTTGAGGCTCGATTATTATCATGAAAAAATTGAAGGCTTAAAAAACAGAAAGAAGATTCGCATACGTGGTTATAATGAAATGAATTCCAGCAATATTATTTATCTGGAAATTAAGCGGAAGCTGGAAAATTATATAGACAAACACCGGTCACCGCTGCTTTATGAAAATCTTGAGGAGCTTTTTTATACCGGAGATATTGATAGGTACATAATTCTAAAAGATAGTGATGCAATAGATAATGCCAAAAGATTTTTCTTTCATATTCACAAAAACTTATTAAGACCGGTTACTCTTGTTGTATATAATCGTGAAGCATTTTTTTCTAAATTCGATTCGAACATTAGAATTACATTTGATAAGAATTTGCGGTATCACTCGTTCCCAACTTTTGCTTCCTTATATGACGAAAGTATATTGAAACCAGCAATGCCAAAGCATTTTGTTTTCGAAATAAAATTTTATAAGGGTTACTCCGAGCATATACAGGATATAATCAACCGGCTTGGATTGCTGCGTCTGGCAGTATCTAAATATCAAATTTGTATTGATGCGGATAAGCAATTTGGTTCGGCTGTAAATTCAAGAAAATTTGTATTTACCAACCCTGTTTGGAACCAACAGGTTTATCGCAAGGAAGCTGTTTAA
- a CDS encoding DUF4956 domain-containing protein, which translates to MPRDFQNIFNFSLSFSDVLVNLTVALICGLMIGFFYKITYRGSGYTNSFLNSLILLTMITSVVIMVIGNNLARAFGLVGAMSIIRFRTAVKEPLDIMFIFFSLAIGLAAGVGLFAVAIGGTIFIGIVLIVLTKTSIISSSREEYLLQFYYAGADESNDAPYLAVLKKYCKSHKLINIKSLGNGDGLELSFYVHLKQKDENAGFIKELKTITGLNHVNLFFDEEHF; encoded by the coding sequence ATGCCGCGAGACTTTCAAAACATTTTCAATTTTTCTCTTTCATTTTCTGATGTTTTAGTAAACTTAACAGTTGCTTTAATCTGTGGTTTGATGATTGGCTTTTTTTACAAAATAACTTACCGGGGATCAGGATATACAAATTCATTTCTAAATTCTCTTATCCTATTAACAATGATTACTTCGGTTGTAATTATGGTAATTGGCAATAATCTGGCAAGAGCGTTCGGCTTGGTTGGAGCGATGTCAATAATCAGATTTAGAACGGCGGTTAAAGAGCCGTTGGACATAATGTTTATTTTCTTTTCCCTCGCAATTGGATTGGCTGCCGGAGTTGGATTATTTGCAGTAGCAATTGGTGGTACAATCTTTATTGGAATTGTGCTGATAGTTCTTACCAAAACAAGTATCATATCCTCTTCAAGAGAAGAATATCTTTTGCAGTTTTATTATGCCGGTGCCGACGAAAGTAATGATGCACCGTATCTTGCCGTACTTAAAAAATATTGTAAGAGTCATAAGTTGATAAATATAAAATCTCTTGGAAATGGAGACGGGCTTGAACTCTCGTTTTATGTTCACTTAAAACAAAAGGATGAGAATGCCGGGTTTATTAAAGAATTAAAAACCATTACCGGACTTAATCATGTTAACTTGTTTTTTGATGAAGAACATTTTTAA
- a CDS encoding phosphoribosylanthranilate isomerase, with protein sequence MSYRLTPRIKICCISSIDEATSAIRNRVSAIGLVSEMPSGPGVISEEIILEIAKIIPPGVSSFLLTSKQNVEDIILQQRKCKTNTIQLCDTLLPEQHLELRRALPGISIVQVVHVTGEESIKEAIELSKNTNGLLLDSGNQSLQIKELGGTGRVHNWIISKEIVKRVNVPVFLAGGLNPSNVKEAIRIVQPFGVDICSGVRTDGKLDEKKLKQFVNNVLNWMDE encoded by the coding sequence ATGAGTTATAGATTAACACCAAGAATAAAAATTTGCTGTATTAGCAGCATTGATGAAGCAACAAGTGCAATCCGAAACAGAGTTTCTGCTATTGGTCTTGTATCGGAAATGCCAAGTGGTCCTGGTGTAATCTCCGAAGAAATAATTTTAGAAATTGCCAAAATTATTCCTCCTGGAGTTTCATCTTTCCTATTAACAAGCAAGCAAAATGTTGAAGATATTATTTTACAGCAGAGAAAATGCAAAACAAATACAATTCAACTTTGCGATACACTTTTGCCAGAACAGCATTTAGAACTACGCAGAGCATTGCCGGGAATTTCAATTGTTCAGGTAGTTCATGTAACAGGTGAAGAATCTATTAAAGAAGCAATTGAGTTATCTAAAAATACAAACGGATTGTTACTGGATTCTGGAAACCAGTCTTTGCAGATAAAAGAATTAGGTGGAACAGGAAGAGTGCACAATTGGATAATTAGTAAAGAAATTGTTAAACGGGTTAATGTTCCGGTTTTTCTTGCAGGAGGATTAAATCCATCCAATGTAAAAGAAGCAATCAGAATCGTTCAACCATTTGGAGTGGATATTTGCAGTGGTGTAAGAACAGATGGAAAACTTGATGAGAAAAAATTAAAGCAGTTTGTAAATAACGTATTGAATTGGATGGATGAATAG
- a CDS encoding tetratricopeptide repeat-containing sensor histidine kinase, producing MKILPITFLIYFFFIYQGIPGQQNVADSLEKQINNLSGTKKVDLLNQLSDIYQYINTKRAIDYAYEGIELAKQINYKKGLAAAYGNVGYSYVGLNNQKAIENTKIALQMRKEIGDKIGTASSLNVLGIINYYQGDYLIAVEYHLQALKLREEFGDKTKIATSYNNIALVHMALKNYDVALDYLNKALQVRIETGSKSGIGITKDNIGDVYRMMKKYDKAMEYFNEALRINHEIGNTKSEANSLFNIGRVYHELKDYPNALSYYSRALAFYKLQAQPKGIANVETGIATTYKEKGDLKAAIKHAEIAIENAQQIKSLDNISIAANILQSSYQQLGNYKKAFTYLTMLKAADDSLKNDEKMKRLNKLELDNKIERMERLQEIELDKQKFFNQILSVVLFFLGVIAVLIYWGYRQKKKTNIQLNELNSKLQQLNSTKDKFFSIIAHDLKNPFNSIINSSKLIVSDFESFEKKELLQFLEIILKSSEAAHNLLENLLLWARSQTGRIKLEKKTFDISSSIYECLDLLSQQSVSKNIKINSTIKENTPVFADQYTTITVIRNLLSNAIKFTNPGGIIEINSRDREKEIIIEIKDSGMGIRKEDLEKLFRIEVSTNRKGTAGETGTGLGLILCKDFIESNGGKIWVESEFMKGSTFCFTLPKEQSN from the coding sequence ATGAAAATTCTACCAATAACTTTTCTAATCTATTTTTTCTTCATTTACCAGGGTATACCTGGTCAGCAAAATGTTGCCGATAGTCTTGAGAAGCAAATAAATAATTTATCCGGCACAAAAAAAGTTGATTTACTAAATCAATTATCAGATATCTATCAATATATAAATACCAAACGAGCCATTGATTATGCTTATGAAGGAATTGAGCTAGCGAAACAAATAAATTATAAAAAAGGATTAGCAGCAGCCTACGGTAATGTTGGATATAGTTATGTCGGTTTAAATAATCAAAAAGCTATTGAGAATACCAAAATAGCCTTGCAAATGCGCAAAGAAATTGGGGACAAAATAGGCACAGCCAGCTCGCTTAATGTTTTGGGCATAATAAATTACTATCAGGGCGATTATTTAATTGCCGTTGAATACCATTTACAAGCACTTAAACTAAGAGAGGAATTTGGTGATAAAACCAAAATTGCAACTTCTTACAATAACATTGCACTGGTTCATATGGCACTTAAGAATTACGACGTTGCATTAGATTATTTGAACAAAGCACTCCAGGTAAGAATTGAAACTGGAAGCAAATCTGGGATTGGAATTACTAAAGACAACATTGGTGATGTTTATCGGATGATGAAGAAATATGATAAGGCAATGGAGTACTTTAATGAAGCGCTAAGGATAAATCATGAAATAGGTAATACAAAATCAGAAGCTAATTCTTTATTTAACATTGGTAGGGTGTATCATGAACTAAAAGATTACCCTAATGCATTATCTTATTATTCCAGAGCTTTGGCTTTTTATAAATTACAAGCTCAACCAAAAGGTATTGCCAATGTTGAAACAGGTATTGCCACAACTTATAAAGAAAAGGGAGACTTGAAAGCAGCAATAAAACACGCAGAAATTGCTATTGAGAATGCCCAACAAATTAAATCATTAGATAATATTTCTATTGCTGCCAATATTTTGCAAAGTAGTTATCAGCAATTGGGTAATTATAAAAAAGCATTTACATATTTAACAATGCTTAAAGCGGCTGATGATAGTCTTAAAAACGATGAGAAGATGAAAAGGTTAAACAAACTTGAGCTTGATAATAAAATTGAAAGGATGGAGAGATTACAGGAAATAGAGCTCGACAAGCAAAAATTCTTTAATCAAATTTTAAGTGTAGTTCTATTTTTCCTTGGGGTAATTGCAGTATTAATATATTGGGGATACCGTCAGAAAAAGAAAACAAATATCCAGCTCAATGAGCTGAATTCAAAATTGCAGCAACTTAATTCAACAAAGGATAAATTCTTTTCTATAATTGCACACGATCTGAAGAATCCGTTTAACTCCATTATTAATTCTTCGAAATTGATCGTTAGTGATTTTGAAAGCTTCGAGAAAAAAGAGCTTTTACAATTTTTAGAAATAATTCTTAAGTCATCTGAAGCAGCTCATAATTTATTAGAAAATCTTTTGTTGTGGGCAAGAAGTCAGACAGGAAGAATTAAGCTGGAAAAGAAAACCTTTGATATTTCCAGTTCTATATACGAATGCCTTGATCTATTAAGCCAGCAGTCAGTTTCCAAAAACATTAAAATAAATTCAACAATAAAGGAAAACACACCGGTATTTGCCGATCAATATACAACTATAACGGTAATTCGAAATTTACTTTCTAATGCAATTAAGTTTACCAACCCGGGTGGTATAATAGAAATAAACAGCCGGGATAGAGAAAAAGAAATTATTATAGAAATAAAAGACAGCGGAATGGGAATACGAAAAGAAGATCTTGAAAAATTATTTAGAATAGAAGTAAGTACAAATAGAAAGGGAACAGCGGGTGAAACAGGAACAGGATTAGGTTTGATACTATGTAAAGATTTTATAGAATCCAACGGAGGAAAGATTTGGGTAGAAAGTGAATTTATGAAAGGAAGCACATTTTGTTTTACACTTCCTAAAGAACAAAGCAACTAA
- a CDS encoding FAD-binding oxidoreductase yields MIIKTSPDEIQNYLVDAANVKGFCAAVYFPETEEEIVQIVKEANEKKTHITVAGNGTGLTGARVPEGGIVISTEKLNKIIKINVEEKTAVVQPAVILKEFQEEVESKNLFYPPDPTERNCFIGATVATNASGAKTFKYGPTRDYVLELRIVLPNGELIRLERGKNIANEYLLELKCGSGKIIKLEIPNYKMPETKHAAGYFCNKNMDAIDLFIGSEGTLGIITEIKLKLLDLPQNIISAVIFFKNENDALNFLTEARKLSYQTRNDKLENEIDARGLEFFDHYTLKFLIEQYPQIPKEAQAAVWFEQEFTPENEEAIFGLWMELITEFNGDEETAWIASNKNDIEKFKDFRHAVSWKVSDYISRKNITKVGTDIAVPDEKFIEFYKWIRREVEKTDLDFVIYGHFGDSHIHLNMLPKDQKEHHLAKTFYTLICEKAICLHGTVSAEHGIGKLKRGYLLKMFGEENIKQMAKLKLSLDPNKILGIGNIFEERYLTTTEHG; encoded by the coding sequence ATGATTATAAAAACTTCTCCTGATGAAATCCAGAACTATCTGGTTGATGCAGCAAATGTTAAAGGATTTTGTGCTGCGGTTTACTTTCCGGAAACTGAGGAGGAGATTGTACAAATAGTTAAAGAAGCAAACGAAAAGAAAACTCATATTACAGTTGCTGGAAACGGAACTGGTTTAACCGGCGCCCGTGTACCGGAAGGTGGAATTGTTATTTCAACAGAAAAACTGAATAAGATTATTAAAATTAATGTAGAAGAAAAAACTGCTGTAGTTCAGCCAGCGGTAATATTAAAAGAATTTCAGGAAGAAGTTGAAAGCAAAAATCTATTTTATCCACCTGATCCAACAGAAAGAAACTGTTTTATCGGAGCTACGGTTGCAACAAACGCATCAGGCGCAAAAACTTTTAAGTACGGACCTACGCGGGATTATGTTCTTGAATTACGGATCGTTCTTCCGAATGGAGAATTAATTAGACTTGAGCGCGGTAAAAATATTGCTAATGAATATTTACTTGAATTAAAATGTGGATCAGGTAAAATAATCAAATTGGAAATTCCTAATTACAAAATGCCGGAGACCAAACATGCTGCTGGATATTTCTGCAACAAAAATATGGACGCAATTGATCTTTTTATTGGAAGCGAGGGGACGCTTGGAATTATTACTGAGATAAAACTTAAGCTTTTAGATTTACCTCAAAATATAATTTCGGCAGTTATCTTTTTTAAGAATGAAAATGATGCATTAAACTTTTTAACTGAAGCAAGAAAACTAAGTTATCAAACACGAAATGATAAGCTGGAAAATGAAATTGATGCGCGGGGTTTGGAATTCTTTGATCATTATACTCTGAAATTTCTAATAGAACAGTATCCGCAGATTCCCAAAGAAGCGCAGGCGGCTGTTTGGTTTGAGCAGGAATTTACTCCGGAAAATGAAGAGGCGATTTTTGGATTGTGGATGGAGTTGATCACTGAATTCAACGGCGATGAAGAAACCGCATGGATTGCTTCAAATAAAAACGATATTGAAAAGTTCAAAGATTTCCGCCACGCTGTTTCCTGGAAAGTGAGTGATTATATCAGCAGAAAAAATATTACAAAGGTTGGAACGGATATAGCCGTTCCTGATGAAAAGTTTATTGAGTTTTACAAATGGATACGGCGCGAAGTAGAAAAAACCGATCTGGATTTTGTAATCTATGGTCACTTTGGTGATTCGCATATTCACCTGAATATGCTTCCTAAAGATCAGAAGGAACACCACCTGGCAAAAACTTTTTACACATTGATATGCGAGAAAGCTATTTGCTTGCATGGAACTGTTTCTGCGGAGCACGGAATAGGAAAGTTGAAACGTGGTTATTTGCTTAAAATGTTTGGTGAAGAAAACATAAAACAAATGGCAAAGTTGAAGCTGTCACTGGATCCAAATAAAATTTTAGGAATCGGGAATATTTTTGAGGAGAGATACTTAACTACAACAGAACACGGATAA
- a CDS encoding HlyD family secretion protein, which translates to MNIFNNSKAALTWIIILVVITIILLLPIKIPYSIKSPGKILSSKEWIVSRGADGRLITVLKDNKLGVSRNYSVSQFERGDAIQFSLRPNIANGSAINFTDTVASIYSNEIERQFVQLKGELEVAKASLATYETGEKQSVIKEEKERLEFMKKQAVEQKKVFQRLEALYQKKLVSEEEYEVSKGTSELNEINISIAEAHLQSVQTGVKKEQVDFIRSQIISLQKEISILQKRFNDYILISQISGVASRAMDGDTLLIVADTTEYIVLIPVKWEDRNYIAINQKVYLKPPDSGIKQDATLIRIDKSIHQLNGGQLFLVTAQLNSKLIDLLPGLMIQCSIECDPVRPIEYLRRMFKSILG; encoded by the coding sequence ATGAACATTTTTAATAACTCAAAAGCTGCTCTTACCTGGATCATTATTTTAGTTGTTATTACAATAATCCTGTTGCTTCCAATAAAAATTCCATACTCAATAAAATCTCCAGGTAAAATCCTTTCTTCAAAAGAGTGGATTGTTTCCAGGGGAGCAGATGGGCGGCTTATTACAGTTTTAAAAGATAATAAATTAGGAGTAAGCAGAAACTATTCTGTTTCGCAGTTCGAACGTGGAGATGCAATTCAATTTTCGCTTAGACCAAATATAGCCAACGGTTCTGCAATAAATTTTACTGATACAGTAGCTTCCATTTATTCAAATGAAATCGAGCGACAGTTCGTTCAATTAAAGGGTGAGCTTGAAGTTGCAAAAGCATCGTTAGCTACATACGAAACCGGAGAAAAGCAATCGGTTATAAAAGAAGAAAAAGAACGTCTTGAATTCATGAAAAAACAAGCGGTAGAGCAGAAGAAAGTTTTTCAGCGTCTGGAAGCTCTCTATCAAAAGAAGTTGGTTTCTGAGGAAGAATATGAGGTTTCCAAAGGAACTTCTGAGTTGAACGAAATAAATATTTCAATTGCCGAAGCTCATCTTCAATCTGTACAAACGGGCGTAAAGAAGGAGCAGGTTGATTTTATACGGTCGCAAATCATTTCGCTGCAGAAAGAAATATCCATCCTTCAAAAAAGATTCAATGATTATATATTAATTTCTCAAATATCCGGTGTTGCTAGCAGAGCAATGGATGGTGATACGCTTTTAATTGTAGCAGATACTACTGAATATATTGTTCTTATTCCGGTTAAATGGGAGGATAGAAATTACATTGCTATCAATCAAAAAGTTTATCTAAAACCACCCGATTCCGGGATCAAGCAGGACGCAACACTCATAAGAATAGATAAATCAATTCATCAATTAAATGGCGGGCAATTATTTTTAGTTACAGCGCAGTTAAATTCCAAACTAATAGATCTTCTGCCTGGTTTGATGATACAATGTTCAATTGAATGTGACCCGGTTAGACCGATTGAATATTTAAGAAGAATGTTCAAATCGATTTTAGGTTGA